A single region of the Enterobacter cloacae complex sp. R_G8 genome encodes:
- a CDS encoding AraC family transcriptional regulator, whose protein sequence is MGETQLLERITLDRQAISFNRMFSTSAIYYHWHQCVELLYISSGYGIVVVDNQHYTARPGRLFIFPPFRLHKVQVDHSDKNPYHRTTMHIEQSVVESALSAFPRHQARFAALAASNLPAQIYDLSNHAAFIERILEQFQCLEGNEQTAACEVAFLVMQLMTFLPEQPQRFPPRQQTIASRIMSWVEAHYASKFSLDQLAQDMGLSRSYTSRIFRQQTGGSIHEYLLTRRIKSSCDLLRYSDESIDAIALAVGFSEVTYFITCFKKMMRQTPLQYRRSILSTRTSCSCI, encoded by the coding sequence ATGGGTGAAACGCAACTGCTGGAACGCATCACGCTCGATCGGCAGGCCATTTCATTTAACCGCATGTTCAGCACCAGCGCGATTTACTACCACTGGCATCAGTGCGTTGAATTGCTCTATATTTCCAGCGGCTACGGCATCGTGGTGGTGGATAATCAGCACTACACCGCGCGTCCGGGGCGATTATTTATCTTCCCACCCTTCCGTTTGCATAAAGTGCAGGTCGATCATAGCGATAAAAACCCCTATCACCGCACCACCATGCACATTGAGCAATCGGTCGTCGAGAGTGCGCTCAGCGCCTTCCCGCGTCATCAGGCCCGGTTCGCCGCGCTGGCCGCCAGCAATCTGCCGGCGCAAATTTACGATCTCAGCAACCACGCAGCGTTTATCGAAAGGATCCTTGAGCAGTTTCAGTGTCTGGAGGGTAACGAGCAGACCGCGGCCTGCGAGGTGGCGTTTCTGGTGATGCAGCTCATGACGTTTCTGCCCGAGCAGCCGCAGCGCTTCCCGCCGCGCCAGCAGACCATCGCCTCGCGGATTATGAGCTGGGTCGAAGCCCACTATGCCAGCAAGTTTTCGCTCGACCAGCTAGCCCAGGACATGGGGCTTTCGCGCAGCTATACCTCGCGAATTTTCCGCCAGCAGACCGGCGGGAGCATTCACGAATATTTACTGACCCGGCGGATAAAGAGCAGCTGCGATCTGTTACGGTACAGCGATGAGAGTATTGATGCCATTGCGCTGGCCGTCGGGTTTAGCGAGGTGACCTATTTCATTACCTGCTTTAAAAAGATGATGCGTCAGACACCGCTGCAGTATCGACGCAGTATCCTGAGTACCAGAACGTCCTGTTCCTGTATTTGA
- a CDS encoding ABC transporter substrate-binding protein has product MKPQTRTHFTLSLLAAGILCASTGTWAANVPAGTQLADKQELVRNNGNEPASLDPHKVESDVEFNIISDLFDGLVSVSPAGDIQPRLAEKWENKDNTVWTFHLRPGITWSDGTAITAEDVVWSWQRLVDPKTASPYASYPGNMHIVNGADIAQGKKAPDTLGVKAINDTTLEVTLTQPNAAFLAMLAHPSLVPVDKVLIGRFGDKWTKPEHIVTSGAYKLSQWVVNERIVAERNPRYWDNDHTVINKVTYLPITSEAADVNRYKAGEIDIVYTVPVNQFALLKKTLGSQLDVSPQLATYYYEFNTTRAPFNDPRVRKALNMALDKDIIADKVMGQGQRPAWLISQPDIGGVKLQNPDYASWPREKRLAEAKRLLEEAGYNASHPLSFNLLYNTSETHQRIAIAASSMWKKNLGVEAKLQNQEWKTMLDTMHTHNFDAVRYAWIADYDDAATFLNNFRTGDSENTSQYSNPEYDQALVNAAKAKTTAERGKFYQQAEDLLGRDVPAIPVYHYVRTHLVKPWVGGFTPDKLGYYYTKDMYIKKH; this is encoded by the coding sequence ATGAAACCACAAACACGCACTCATTTTACACTCTCTTTATTAGCCGCCGGGATCCTGTGCGCCAGCACGGGAACCTGGGCGGCTAACGTGCCGGCAGGAACGCAGCTGGCCGATAAACAGGAACTGGTCAGGAACAACGGTAATGAGCCCGCTTCGCTCGACCCACATAAAGTCGAAAGCGATGTCGAATTCAATATTATCAGCGATTTATTCGATGGGCTGGTCAGTGTGTCCCCGGCGGGGGACATTCAGCCACGGCTGGCGGAAAAATGGGAGAACAAGGACAACACCGTCTGGACGTTCCATTTGCGTCCGGGTATCACCTGGAGCGACGGCACGGCCATCACCGCGGAAGACGTGGTCTGGAGCTGGCAGCGTCTGGTTGATCCTAAAACCGCTTCACCGTATGCCAGCTATCCAGGCAACATGCACATTGTGAATGGTGCGGATATTGCGCAGGGGAAAAAAGCCCCCGATACGCTGGGCGTGAAAGCGATTAACGACACCACGCTGGAAGTGACATTGACTCAGCCAAATGCGGCATTCCTGGCAATGCTGGCGCACCCGTCGCTGGTGCCGGTGGACAAAGTGCTGATTGGCCGCTTTGGCGACAAGTGGACCAAGCCTGAACATATCGTTACCAGTGGGGCTTATAAGCTGTCCCAGTGGGTGGTCAACGAACGCATAGTGGCGGAGCGTAACCCGCGTTACTGGGATAATGACCATACCGTGATCAACAAGGTGACGTATCTGCCGATCACCTCCGAGGCCGCAGATGTGAACCGTTACAAAGCGGGTGAAATCGATATTGTTTACACGGTGCCAGTCAACCAGTTCGCCCTGCTTAAGAAAACGCTGGGTAGCCAGCTGGATGTCTCCCCTCAGCTTGCCACCTACTATTACGAATTTAATACCACCCGCGCGCCGTTCAACGATCCCCGCGTGCGTAAGGCGCTCAATATGGCGCTCGATAAAGATATCATCGCAGATAAAGTGATGGGGCAGGGACAGCGTCCGGCGTGGCTCATCAGCCAGCCGGATATTGGTGGGGTCAAACTACAGAACCCGGATTACGCCAGCTGGCCGAGGGAAAAACGACTTGCCGAGGCGAAGAGATTGCTCGAAGAGGCGGGATACAACGCCAGCCACCCGCTGAGTTTTAATCTGCTGTACAACACCTCTGAAACGCACCAGCGTATCGCGATTGCCGCCAGCTCGATGTGGAAGAAAAATCTGGGTGTCGAGGCGAAGCTGCAAAACCAGGAGTGGAAAACGATGCTCGATACCATGCACACCCATAACTTTGACGCGGTGCGCTACGCCTGGATTGCGGACTACGACGACGCCGCCACTTTCCTGAACAATTTCCGCACCGGTGACAGCGAAAACACCAGCCAGTACAGCAATCCGGAGTATGACCAGGCGTTGGTTAACGCTGCAAAAGCCAAAACCACGGCCGAGCGCGGCAAGTTCTACCAGCAGGCGGAAGATCTGCTGGGGCGCGATGTGCCGGCGATCCCGGTGTATCACTACGTTCGTACGCACCTGGTAAAACCGTGGGTCGGTGGTTTTACGCCGGATAAGCTCGGGTACTACTACACGAAAGATATGTACATCAAAAAGCACTAA
- a CDS encoding oligosaccharide MFS transporter codes for MSTSSSVRAAQYKMSTFIFLYFFTWSSSFGLYALWLSQKVGLDSITIGSVFAINGVFAVVLKPVYGYIMDKIGMSKWLLYFVCAISALMAPFFSLVYQPLLQSHAMAGIIIGALYLSLGWYAGVAASESYADRFSRLYGLEFGRIRMWGSLGWAMAASVSGLLFNVTPLANFLLSSGTSVLMLLVLISLKIGDEQLRNNSVISANKIVFADVLMLLKNRKFWMFSLYVAGVAWMMFIAEQQFPRYFVSFFATKEQGNAWYGYLSTVQSGMEFVMMMFIPWLVNHYGAKRGLLFCGCVVGARLIASGLTSDPIVISIIKPFYGVEIALLLISVFKYIAEHFHRRVNATMYLLGYQAMIYVGSIVVAPPAGYLYDKIGFEHTYLLMGCCALLFTLISAFTLSRCQSKRDASRPFAPALDTAPVEPAKH; via the coding sequence ATGAGCACATCATCGTCCGTACGTGCTGCGCAGTACAAAATGAGTACCTTTATTTTTCTTTACTTCTTCACCTGGTCATCCAGCTTTGGCCTGTATGCCTTGTGGCTGAGCCAGAAAGTGGGCCTCGATAGCATCACCATTGGCAGCGTGTTCGCCATTAATGGCGTCTTCGCGGTGGTCCTGAAGCCAGTGTACGGCTACATCATGGATAAAATCGGCATGAGCAAGTGGCTGCTCTATTTTGTCTGCGCCATTTCAGCGCTGATGGCACCGTTTTTCTCGCTGGTGTACCAACCGCTGCTGCAAAGCCATGCGATGGCCGGGATTATCATCGGCGCGCTGTATCTGAGTCTGGGCTGGTACGCCGGGGTGGCGGCTTCTGAATCCTACGCCGACCGCTTTAGCCGCCTGTACGGGCTGGAGTTTGGCCGCATCAGAATGTGGGGTTCGCTGGGCTGGGCGATGGCGGCCTCGGTCTCCGGGCTGTTGTTTAACGTCACGCCGCTGGCCAACTTTCTGCTCAGCAGCGGGACCTCGGTACTGATGCTGCTGGTGCTGATTAGCCTCAAAATTGGCGATGAGCAGCTGCGCAACAACAGCGTCATTTCCGCTAATAAGATCGTCTTTGCCGATGTGCTGATGCTGCTGAAAAACCGTAAATTCTGGATGTTCAGCCTTTACGTCGCCGGGGTGGCCTGGATGATGTTTATCGCCGAGCAGCAGTTCCCGCGCTACTTCGTGTCGTTCTTCGCCACCAAAGAGCAGGGCAACGCCTGGTACGGCTACCTGAGCACCGTCCAGTCGGGGATGGAGTTCGTGATGATGATGTTTATCCCGTGGCTGGTGAACCACTACGGCGCTAAGCGCGGCCTGCTGTTCTGCGGCTGCGTGGTAGGGGCACGGCTGATCGCATCCGGCCTGACCAGCGATCCGATTGTTATCTCCATCATCAAACCGTTTTACGGCGTCGAGATCGCGCTGCTGCTGATTTCGGTCTTCAAATACATCGCCGAACATTTCCATCGTCGGGTTAACGCCACGATGTACCTGCTGGGGTACCAGGCGATGATTTACGTCGGCTCGATTGTGGTCGCGCCACCTGCTGGCTATCTGTACGACAAGATAGGCTTCGAGCATACCTATCTGCTGATGGGCTGCTGCGCCCTGCTATTTACGCTGATTTCCGCTTTTACGCTGTCGCGCTGCCAGTCGAAACGCGATGCCTCACGACCTTTTGCTCCGGCTTTAGACACCGCCCCGGTTGAACCGGCCAAACATTAA
- a CDS encoding DUF2264 domain-containing protein, whose protein sequence is MQPENINLDNPLTSREEVLRLVNDMLNAVAPWFKNDASRIDLANFTAHYGQQVASMETFSRLLWGVTPLLAGGSEPQHFSFYLQAIKNGTNPQHADYWGDVAPYDQRIVEMAAYGLLLALAGETVLAHFTETEKANLWRWLKQCETQDIPDNNWHFFPILVQVGFHYCGMPTNPQALEENFAAMEHYYLGDGWYSDGPGRPRDYYISMGFHFYGLIYAKLMADVDPRRSATLRHRAARFSSDFIHFFAEDGAAIPFGRSLTYRFAEAAFWSAAAFAGLEVFSPGVMKGIVLRHLRWWLTQPIFDRDGVLSVGYSYPNLAMAEDYNAPGSPYWGLKTLLVLALDEGDAFWQSAELPLPPLPAQHTIVHADQVIVHQADHLWMLTSGQLELNNFVNTEAKYCKFAYSTRFGFTLERGRYGLNHAAPDSMLLLAEKDNYWRGRRECQHVVTADGTIYSRWLPWRDVVIDSWLLALGDWQLRVHRINTRRALDCAEGGFSLANRPLPQMQESDGGCWLRNACDVSAIFALHPHARRGETVVTPPNSNLLFADRAAVPVLRDELDPGTHLLISAVWAGNAADFDPQHCPQAFISDDAVRFVTARQETMLVLAPEASL, encoded by the coding sequence GTGCAACCTGAAAACATCAATCTGGATAATCCACTGACAAGCCGGGAAGAGGTGCTGCGGCTGGTCAATGACATGCTGAACGCGGTGGCGCCCTGGTTTAAAAACGACGCCAGCCGCATTGATTTAGCGAACTTTACCGCGCATTACGGCCAGCAGGTCGCGAGCATGGAAACGTTTTCCCGCCTGCTGTGGGGCGTGACGCCGTTGTTGGCTGGCGGCAGTGAGCCGCAACATTTCTCGTTCTATTTACAGGCGATAAAAAACGGCACCAATCCGCAGCACGCTGATTACTGGGGCGACGTCGCACCTTACGATCAGCGAATCGTCGAAATGGCGGCCTACGGGCTGCTGCTGGCGCTGGCGGGCGAAACCGTGCTGGCACACTTCACTGAGACGGAGAAAGCGAATTTATGGCGCTGGTTAAAGCAGTGCGAGACCCAGGACATCCCCGATAACAACTGGCACTTCTTTCCGATTCTGGTGCAGGTCGGCTTCCATTATTGCGGCATGCCAACCAACCCGCAGGCGCTGGAAGAAAATTTTGCGGCCATGGAGCACTACTATCTCGGCGATGGCTGGTACTCCGATGGCCCGGGCCGGCCGCGCGACTACTACATCTCGATGGGCTTCCATTTCTATGGCCTGATTTACGCGAAGTTAATGGCCGATGTCGATCCAAGGCGTAGTGCAACGCTGCGTCACCGGGCCGCACGTTTCTCCTCTGACTTCATCCATTTCTTTGCCGAAGACGGCGCGGCGATCCCGTTTGGCCGTAGCCTGACCTACCGCTTTGCCGAGGCTGCGTTCTGGAGTGCGGCGGCCTTTGCTGGCCTGGAGGTGTTTTCGCCTGGCGTGATGAAGGGCATCGTTCTGCGCCATCTGCGCTGGTGGCTGACGCAGCCGATATTCGATCGCGACGGCGTGCTGAGCGTCGGTTACAGCTACCCGAATCTGGCGATGGCGGAAGACTACAACGCGCCGGGTTCGCCGTACTGGGGCCTGAAGACCCTTCTGGTACTGGCGTTAGATGAGGGCGATGCCTTCTGGCAGTCGGCCGAACTGCCGCTGCCGCCGCTGCCCGCGCAACACACGATAGTCCACGCGGATCAAGTGATAGTGCATCAGGCCGATCACCTGTGGATGCTGACGTCTGGTCAGCTTGAGCTGAACAACTTCGTAAATACCGAAGCGAAATACTGCAAGTTTGCCTATTCCACCCGCTTTGGCTTCACCCTCGAACGCGGACGCTACGGCCTGAACCACGCCGCCCCCGATTCGATGCTGCTGCTGGCTGAAAAGGATAACTACTGGCGCGGCCGCCGCGAATGCCAGCATGTGGTCACCGCTGATGGCACCATTTACAGCCGCTGGCTGCCGTGGCGCGACGTGGTGATTGACAGTTGGCTGCTGGCGTTGGGTGACTGGCAACTGCGCGTCCATCGTATCAATACCCGGCGCGCGCTCGATTGCGCGGAGGGTGGCTTTAGTCTGGCGAACCGCCCACTGCCGCAGATGCAGGAGAGTGATGGCGGCTGCTGGTTACGCAACGCCTGCGATGTATCGGCGATTTTCGCTTTACATCCGCATGCCCGTCGCGGCGAGACGGTGGTGACGCCGCCAAACAGTAATCTGTTGTTCGCCGATCGCGCGGCGGTGCCGGTGCTGCGTGACGAGCTCGATCCCGGCACCCATTTGTTGATAAGCGCGGTGTGGGCGGGAAATGCCGCCGACTTCGATCCGCAACATTGCCCGCAGGCCTTCATAAGCGATGACGCGGTACGCTTCGTGACGGCACGACAAGAAACGATGCTCGTTCTGGCCCCGGAGGCATCGCTATGA
- a CDS encoding DJ-1/PfpI family protein, whose amino-acid sequence MKSVAVLLAPGFEEGEAIVTIDILRRLNITVQTIACGESREVVSYHAIPMVADRTLKASLDQTFDAVVLPGGPEGSVNLAKSAEAIAFVRRHDEAGKYICPICSAAARVLGGNGLLKGRRYVCSGDVWKTVSDGLYVDADVVEDGHLLSGRGLGKVFDFAFTLAARLQGDEALAREQASHIDYAWQSGRGW is encoded by the coding sequence ATGAAAAGCGTAGCCGTGTTATTAGCCCCCGGGTTTGAAGAGGGGGAAGCGATCGTCACTATCGATATCCTGCGCCGCCTGAATATTACGGTGCAGACGATTGCCTGCGGTGAAAGTCGTGAAGTGGTGAGCTACCACGCTATCCCCATGGTGGCGGATAGGACCCTGAAAGCCAGCCTCGATCAGACCTTTGACGCGGTGGTGTTACCGGGCGGCCCGGAAGGCAGCGTCAACCTGGCGAAAAGCGCGGAGGCGATCGCCTTCGTTCGCCGCCATGATGAAGCGGGCAAATATATCTGCCCGATTTGCTCCGCCGCTGCCCGTGTGCTGGGCGGCAACGGTCTGCTAAAGGGGCGCCGCTATGTCTGTTCCGGCGATGTGTGGAAAACAGTCAGCGATGGCCTGTACGTCGATGCCGACGTGGTGGAAGATGGCCATCTGCTAAGCGGTCGCGGGCTGGGCAAGGTGTTCGATTTCGCCTTTACCCTGGCGGCGCGCTTGCAGGGCGATGAAGCACTGGCCCGCGAGCAGGCCAGTCATATTGATTATGCGTGGCAGTCGGGACGCGGCTGGTAA
- the hpxD gene encoding molybdenum cofactor-independent xanthine hydroxylase subunit HpxD: MNKAPVPPAHCTFEPEDWLRLAKCWHPVARACDIGAAPVKATLLDEALVIYRVKDQVVVARDVCPHRGVPLSLGFHDEHGIICPYHGLRFGEDGRCNRIPSSPDQPVPAKLNLINYAVEERFGLIWTCLAFDPDNPMPLPTMPHWDDDGFQQINCPAFEVNGFAGRQVEGFLDVAHFAWIHTSTFADPDNQLVPTYQPQETPFGFVADYWSSVSNYPASSDVQAPEGFQWLRHFEMHLPFTATLTIHFPGESRLVIMNAASPVSSRVTRMFAPIARNFDLHIPVEEVHAFNLRIFEEDRLMVETQRPESLPLDLTLEAHIPADKSSIAYRRGLKKMGFGAFFLV; this comes from the coding sequence ATGAATAAAGCACCTGTACCACCCGCCCATTGTACGTTTGAGCCAGAAGACTGGCTGCGCCTGGCAAAGTGCTGGCATCCGGTTGCACGCGCCTGCGACATCGGTGCGGCACCGGTCAAAGCGACCCTGCTGGACGAAGCGCTGGTTATCTACCGCGTAAAAGACCAGGTCGTGGTCGCCCGCGATGTTTGTCCGCATCGCGGCGTGCCGCTGTCGCTGGGCTTTCATGATGAACACGGGATTATCTGCCCCTACCATGGCCTGCGCTTCGGGGAAGATGGCCGCTGCAACCGCATTCCCTCCAGCCCCGATCAGCCGGTACCGGCGAAGCTCAACCTGATTAACTACGCCGTGGAGGAGCGCTTTGGCTTGATCTGGACGTGTCTGGCGTTTGACCCGGACAACCCGATGCCGCTGCCCACTATGCCGCACTGGGATGACGATGGCTTTCAGCAGATCAACTGCCCGGCGTTTGAGGTGAATGGCTTCGCTGGCCGCCAGGTGGAAGGCTTTCTGGATGTGGCGCATTTCGCGTGGATCCATACCAGCACCTTTGCGGACCCGGATAACCAGCTCGTCCCGACCTATCAGCCACAGGAAACACCGTTTGGCTTTGTCGCGGATTACTGGAGTTCGGTGAGCAATTATCCTGCCAGCTCTGACGTGCAGGCGCCGGAAGGCTTCCAGTGGCTGCGCCATTTTGAAATGCACTTGCCGTTTACCGCCACCCTGACGATCCATTTTCCGGGTGAATCCCGGCTGGTGATCATGAACGCCGCGTCACCGGTCTCATCACGCGTCACCCGCATGTTCGCCCCCATCGCGCGCAACTTTGACCTGCATATTCCGGTGGAAGAGGTGCATGCCTTTAACCTGCGAATTTTTGAGGAAGACCGTTTGATGGTTGAAACCCAGCGCCCGGAAAGTTTGCCGCTGGATCTGACCCTGGAAGCCCATATTCCCGCGGATAAAAGCTCGATTGCCTATCGCCGGGGGCTGAAAAAAATGGGCTTTGGCGCGTTTTTCCTGGTATGA
- a CDS encoding glycoside hydrolase family 88 protein, translated as MTKSVITEALRPIELHQVDRLALSQTLEAALTRVARKLDKNIVAFGDKFPGEACEKGVWPRTDNVEWTTSFWPGQLWLMWEMTGKAHYREAAERYLPSFARRIEQRIDTATHDLGFLYSLSCVSAWRLTGNEAARQSALLAADRLMQRFNPTANIIQAWGDLNDPEQQGRMIIDCNMNLPLLYWASEQTGDPRYAQAATAHAGQAANYIVREDASTYHTYYMDVQTGEPRFGNTHQGYSDTSCWSRGQAWGIYGFLLSYQHTGDKQMVELSRSLAHYFLNRLPEDDVCHWDLALLGTDAVRDSSAAAIAACGLLELVRALPTLDANRAYYEEMALRIALSLTDNYLAHDDDPTEGLLQHSVYHMGSGKGVDQCCSWGDYFYLELLARLRQVWYPYW; from the coding sequence ATGACCAAATCTGTTATCACCGAAGCGCTGCGGCCGATCGAACTGCATCAGGTCGATCGGCTGGCACTGAGCCAGACGCTGGAAGCGGCCTTAACCCGCGTAGCGCGCAAGCTCGACAAAAATATTGTCGCCTTCGGCGATAAGTTCCCCGGCGAAGCCTGTGAGAAGGGGGTCTGGCCGCGTACCGATAACGTGGAGTGGACAACCAGTTTTTGGCCGGGCCAGCTGTGGCTGATGTGGGAGATGACCGGCAAAGCGCATTATCGCGAAGCCGCCGAGCGCTATTTACCCTCGTTCGCCCGGCGTATTGAGCAGCGTATTGACACCGCAACGCACGATCTCGGGTTCCTCTATTCGCTCTCCTGCGTCAGTGCCTGGCGGCTCACCGGCAACGAAGCCGCTCGCCAGTCGGCGCTGCTGGCTGCCGATCGCCTGATGCAGCGTTTTAACCCGACGGCCAACATCATTCAGGCATGGGGGGATTTAAACGACCCGGAACAGCAGGGGCGAATGATCATCGACTGCAATATGAATCTGCCGCTGCTGTACTGGGCCAGCGAGCAAACCGGCGACCCACGTTACGCGCAAGCGGCAACGGCTCACGCCGGGCAGGCAGCGAACTATATCGTGCGTGAAGATGCTTCGACTTATCACACCTACTATATGGATGTGCAGACGGGTGAGCCGCGCTTTGGCAACACCCATCAGGGCTACAGCGATACCTCGTGCTGGTCGCGCGGCCAGGCGTGGGGCATTTACGGCTTCCTGCTGAGCTATCAGCACACTGGCGATAAGCAGATGGTTGAGTTGTCACGCAGCCTGGCGCACTACTTCCTCAACCGACTGCCGGAAGATGATGTTTGCCACTGGGATCTGGCGCTGCTCGGTACTGACGCCGTGCGCGACAGTTCAGCGGCGGCGATTGCCGCCTGTGGTTTGCTGGAGCTGGTCAGGGCGCTGCCGACGCTCGACGCAAACCGTGCATATTATGAAGAGATGGCGCTGCGCATTGCGCTGTCGCTGACCGACAATTACCTGGCCCATGACGACGACCCGACTGAGGGGCTGCTGCAGCACTCGGTTTATCATATGGGCAGCGGCAAGGGCGTCGATCAGTGCTGTAGCTGGGGGGACTATTTCTATCTTGAGCTGCTGGCGCGGCTGCGACAGGTTTGGTACCCGTACTGGTAA
- the hpxO gene encoding FAD-dependent urate hydroxylase HpxO, with amino-acid sequence MKAIVIGAGIGGLSAAVALEKAGIDCTVFEAVKEIKPVGAAISIWPNGVKCMQHLGMGDIIETYGGPMRFMAYKDHRRGDTLTRFSLAPLVERTGGRPCPVSRAELQREMLDFWGRQRVQFGKRVEHVREDDAGVTVTFTDGSMATGDFLIAADGSHSAVRPYVLGYTPERRYAGYVNWNGLVKIDEEIAPAHQWTTFVGEGKRVSLMPVSGGRFYFFFDVPLPLGLAEDRTTLRADLTGYFRGWAPPVQKLIAALDPDTTNRIEIHDIEPFDSLVRGHVALLGDAAHSTTPDIGQGGCAALEDAVVLGDCLRENHNITLALRQYEALRCDRVRDLVLKARKRCDVTHGKDMALTRAWYQELREETGERIINGLCDTIQGGPLG; translated from the coding sequence ATGAAAGCAATCGTCATTGGCGCAGGCATTGGTGGCCTGAGTGCCGCTGTCGCGCTGGAAAAGGCGGGCATCGACTGTACCGTGTTTGAGGCAGTAAAAGAGATCAAACCCGTTGGCGCGGCCATCTCCATCTGGCCTAACGGGGTAAAATGCATGCAGCACCTCGGCATGGGCGACATCATTGAGACATACGGCGGGCCGATGCGCTTTATGGCCTACAAGGATCACCGGCGCGGCGATACGCTGACCCGCTTTAGCCTGGCCCCGCTGGTGGAGCGCACCGGTGGGCGTCCCTGCCCGGTCTCGCGCGCTGAGCTTCAGCGGGAGATGCTGGACTTCTGGGGGCGCCAGCGGGTGCAGTTCGGCAAGCGCGTCGAACATGTTCGGGAAGATGACGCTGGCGTCACCGTGACCTTCACCGACGGCAGCATGGCGACAGGCGATTTTCTGATTGCCGCCGACGGTAGCCACTCTGCGGTGCGCCCGTACGTGCTCGGGTATACGCCCGAGCGTCGCTACGCGGGCTACGTTAACTGGAACGGGCTGGTGAAGATTGATGAAGAAATTGCCCCTGCCCATCAGTGGACCACGTTCGTTGGAGAAGGCAAGCGCGTGTCGCTGATGCCCGTCTCCGGTGGCCGCTTCTATTTCTTTTTTGATGTCCCGCTTCCCCTCGGTCTGGCGGAGGATCGCACCACCCTCAGGGCCGATCTCACGGGTTACTTCCGCGGCTGGGCGCCGCCGGTGCAGAAGCTGATCGCCGCGCTGGATCCGGACACCACCAACCGCATTGAAATCCACGACATTGAGCCGTTCGACAGCCTGGTGCGCGGCCACGTGGCGCTGCTGGGCGATGCGGCGCACAGCACCACGCCGGATATCGGCCAGGGCGGCTGCGCGGCGCTGGAAGATGCGGTAGTGCTGGGAGACTGCCTGCGCGAAAACCACAACATTACGCTGGCGCTGCGGCAGTACGAAGCCCTGCGCTGCGACCGGGTACGCGACCTGGTGCTGAAGGCCCGCAAGCGCTGTGACGTCACGCACGGTAAAGATATGGCGTTAACCCGAGCCTGGTATCAGGAACTCAGAGAGGAGACCGGGGAGCGCATTATCAACGGTCTGTGCGACACCATTCAGGGCGGACCATTAGGCTGA
- a CDS encoding PDR/VanB family oxidoreductase → MLSVIVDGLWRQGNKSLAVRLVAENGEALPEWQPGAHIDVHLPCGVIRQYSLTGGCENEGYLICVGRETASRGGSRYIHETLRPGQKLLISAPRNLFALQEAERVLLLAAGIGITPLYAMALALEAAGTPFTLHYYVRQAESAAFARELAQIEHGNCVIHTTSPRTLLAEHIPVATAGLHAWVCGPAGFMEKVRDVATAKGWDEAHLHSEAFQPAAPVSGGEAGEIFTVKLASTGERWPVPADKTIAQVLQENGVDVPLSCEMGICGACLTPVVDGVVDHRDSVQSEAEKSAADQQVALCCSRSHSGELVIGL, encoded by the coding sequence ATGTTGAGCGTGATTGTTGACGGACTGTGGCGTCAGGGGAACAAGAGCCTCGCGGTCAGGCTGGTAGCAGAAAACGGTGAAGCGCTGCCAGAGTGGCAACCCGGCGCGCATATTGACGTGCACCTGCCCTGCGGGGTTATTCGCCAGTATTCCCTGACCGGCGGCTGCGAAAATGAGGGTTATCTGATCTGCGTGGGACGGGAAACCGCCTCGCGCGGCGGGTCACGCTATATTCATGAGACACTGCGTCCCGGTCAGAAGCTGCTGATCTCTGCGCCGCGCAATCTGTTTGCCCTGCAGGAGGCCGAACGGGTGTTGCTGCTGGCTGCGGGGATCGGGATTACGCCACTGTATGCGATGGCCCTGGCGCTGGAGGCAGCCGGAACCCCGTTCACCCTGCACTATTATGTCAGACAGGCTGAAAGCGCGGCTTTCGCCCGCGAACTGGCGCAGATTGAGCATGGTAATTGCGTTATTCATACCACCAGCCCGCGCACTCTGCTGGCAGAGCATATCCCGGTGGCTACGGCGGGGCTTCACGCCTGGGTCTGTGGCCCGGCAGGGTTTATGGAAAAAGTGCGTGACGTCGCCACGGCGAAGGGCTGGGATGAAGCCCATCTTCACAGCGAGGCGTTTCAGCCCGCAGCGCCTGTCAGTGGCGGAGAAGCCGGTGAGATCTTTACGGTCAAACTGGCCTCCACCGGGGAGCGCTGGCCAGTACCTGCAGATAAAACCATCGCCCAGGTGCTGCAGGAAAATGGCGTGGACGTCCCGTTGTCCTGCGAGATGGGGATCTGCGGTGCGTGTCTGACGCCGGTGGTTGACGGTGTGGTGGATCATCGGGATAGCGTGCAGTCGGAGGCGGAAAAAAGCGCGGCCGACCAGCAAGTGGCGCTGTGCTGCTCGCGGAGTCACTCCGGGGAGCTGGTGATTGGGCTGTAA